A section of the Streptomyces sp. Je 1-369 genome encodes:
- a CDS encoding class E sortase, with protein MTDLRPERDSSGAPYDASDAYGDDGAFEAAVDHLEDPLTDPLPGQHPSPWFRSGSGSAEPEQQTSAEQQAPARPQGTAEPQTPAEPREQERYDAEPTYEQLYGAYVPEQPAPVPDDETVGLRTADTRRIAQPDPTEGRAARRKAAKKGGRRPAESPPSAAPLSRVEARRAERARRPSPGAVISRGLGEVFITVGVLMLLFVTYQLWWTNIRAQQQADGAAHDLQESWAQGKGKPGSFEPGQGFALLHIPRLDVVVPVAEGIDKQQVLDRGMVGHYNEGATKTAMPEAEKGNFAVAGHRNTHGEPFRYINRLEPGDPIVVETQDTYFVYKMASILPQTAPSNTSVIGPVPPGSGFTKPGRYITLTTCTPEFTSKYRMIVWGKMVEERPRDKGKPSALVN; from the coding sequence GTGACGGACCTGCGCCCCGAGCGCGACTCCTCCGGAGCCCCGTACGACGCGAGTGACGCGTACGGGGACGACGGTGCGTTCGAGGCGGCGGTCGATCACCTGGAGGACCCCCTGACGGATCCGTTGCCGGGGCAGCACCCCTCACCGTGGTTCCGCAGCGGCAGCGGCAGCGCGGAGCCGGAGCAGCAGACATCGGCCGAGCAGCAGGCACCCGCCCGACCACAGGGGACTGCCGAGCCGCAGACGCCCGCCGAGCCGCGGGAACAGGAGCGGTACGACGCCGAGCCCACGTACGAGCAGCTGTACGGTGCCTACGTCCCGGAACAGCCCGCTCCCGTACCCGACGACGAGACCGTGGGCCTGCGGACCGCCGACACGCGGCGAATAGCGCAACCAGACCCCACCGAAGGCCGGGCCGCCCGCCGCAAGGCCGCCAAGAAGGGCGGCAGGCGCCCCGCGGAGTCGCCGCCGAGTGCCGCCCCCCTGTCGCGCGTCGAGGCCCGCCGCGCGGAGCGTGCCCGCAGGCCGTCCCCGGGCGCGGTGATCAGCCGGGGGCTCGGCGAGGTCTTCATCACGGTCGGCGTCCTGATGCTCCTCTTCGTCACGTACCAGCTCTGGTGGACGAACATCCGTGCCCAGCAGCAGGCCGACGGAGCCGCGCACGACCTCCAGGAGAGCTGGGCGCAGGGCAAGGGCAAGCCCGGCAGCTTCGAGCCGGGACAGGGCTTCGCTCTCCTCCACATTCCGCGCCTGGACGTCGTCGTGCCGGTCGCCGAGGGCATCGACAAGCAGCAGGTCCTCGACCGCGGCATGGTCGGCCACTACAACGAAGGCGCCACCAAGACCGCGATGCCGGAGGCGGAGAAGGGCAACTTCGCGGTCGCGGGCCACCGGAACACGCACGGCGAGCCGTTCCGCTACATCAACCGCCTGGAGCCGGGCGACCCGATCGTCGTCGAGACGCAGGACACGTACTTCGTCTACAAGATGGCGAGCATCCTGCCGCAGACCGCGCCCAGCAACACGAGTGTGATCGGCCCCGTGCCGCCGGGTTCGGGCTTCACCAAACCCGGCCGGTACATCACACTGACCACCTGCACCCCGGAATTCACGAGTAAGTATCGAATGATCGTCTGGGGCAAGATGGTCGAGGAGCGACCGCGCGACAAGGGCAAACCGAGCGCGCTCGTGAACTAG
- a CDS encoding class E sortase produces MAATTDDEKQDEAPAPAPAPRRRGRGPIATAVSVFGELLITAGLVLGLFVVYSLWWTNVIADREAHKQGDRVRDHWASGPGSIDTKDGIGFLHVPAMGSGEVLVKAGTGNKILNDGVAGYYKDPVKSALPEDKEGNFTLAAHRDGHGAKFHKIDKIEKGDAIVYESRDKWYVYKVYATLPETSKYNVKVLNPVPKESGVKKPGRYITLTTCTPVYTSRYRYVVWGELERIEKVDSKRTPPAELK; encoded by the coding sequence GTGGCAGCCACGACCGATGACGAGAAGCAGGACGAGGCGCCCGCGCCGGCCCCCGCACCACGGCGCCGCGGCCGCGGTCCCATCGCCACGGCGGTCAGCGTCTTCGGTGAACTTCTCATCACCGCGGGCCTCGTGCTCGGTCTCTTCGTCGTCTACTCCCTGTGGTGGACCAACGTCATAGCGGACCGCGAGGCGCACAAACAGGGCGACCGCGTGCGTGACCACTGGGCGAGCGGCCCCGGCTCCATCGACACCAAGGACGGCATCGGCTTCCTGCACGTACCGGCGATGGGCAGCGGCGAGGTGCTGGTCAAGGCGGGTACGGGCAACAAGATCCTCAACGACGGCGTGGCCGGTTACTACAAGGACCCGGTCAAGTCGGCGCTGCCCGAGGACAAGGAAGGCAACTTCACGCTGGCCGCGCACCGCGACGGGCACGGCGCGAAGTTCCACAAGATCGACAAGATCGAAAAGGGCGACGCGATCGTCTACGAGTCCCGGGACAAGTGGTACGTCTACAAGGTCTACGCGACGCTGCCCGAGACCTCGAAGTACAACGTGAAGGTCCTGAACCCCGTCCCCAAGGAATCGGGCGTGAAGAAGCCGGGCCGCTACATCACGCTGACGACCTGCACGCCCGTCTACACCTCCCGCTACCGGTACGTCGTGTGGGGTGAGCTGGAGCGCATCGAGAAGGTGGACAGCAAGCGGACGCCTCCGGCGGAGCTGAAGTAG
- the pknB gene encoding Stk1 family PASTA domain-containing Ser/Thr kinase, with translation MEEPRRLGGRYELGQVLGRGGMAEVYLAHDTRLGRTVAVKTLRVDLARDPSFQARFRREAQSAASLNHPAIVAVYDTGEDYVDGVSIPYIVMEYVDGSTLRELLHSGRKLLPERAMEMTIGILQALEYSHRNGIVHRDIKPANVMLTRNGQVKVMDFGIARAMGESGMTMTQTAAVIGTAQYLSPEQAKGEQVDARSDLYSTGCLLYELLTVRPPFVGDSPVAVAYQHVREEPQAPSVFDGEITPEMDAIVLKALTKDPDYRYQSADEMRADIEACLDGQPVAATAAMGAVGYGGNPDDQQTAMLRPQNGGGQTSMLPPVNPDDGGYGYDEGRGRRQKKSNISTWLLVLAGILVLVGAILIGKSVFGGDGGGDGTIKAPKLVGESEAEAKRSATNVGLKFEVGERKRCAKFPKGEVCDQDPGVNADVKKGDTITVTVSTGSPKITVPDVQGLSYEVAEKQLQDKGFTNIEKATEESDRTPNKVIRQNPEGDTKAEKSEKITLTVAKEKKQETVPDVAGLDYDAAAKQITDSGFTPARQDVASEDVDEGKVIKTTPGAGTPADPGSTVNVQVAKAAEEATVPPLTGQKLKDARKAIEDAGLSVGTIQGPQDDDALVVLSTPNAGEKAEPGTAVNLTTAGGGGDNGIGGGDGGGGIVGGLTNGNNGHRDDHWWD, from the coding sequence ATGGAAGAGCCGCGTCGCCTCGGCGGCCGGTACGAGCTGGGCCAGGTGCTCGGCCGTGGTGGCATGGCCGAGGTGTACCTCGCGCACGACACTCGGCTCGGCCGCACCGTGGCGGTGAAGACGCTGCGGGTGGACCTCGCGCGCGACCCGTCCTTCCAGGCCCGGTTCCGCCGTGAGGCCCAGTCGGCCGCCTCGCTGAACCACCCGGCGATCGTCGCGGTCTACGACACCGGCGAGGACTACGTGGACGGGGTCTCGATCCCGTACATCGTGATGGAGTACGTCGACGGCTCCACGCTGCGTGAGCTGCTTCACTCGGGCCGCAAGCTGCTGCCCGAGCGGGCCATGGAGATGACGATCGGCATCCTCCAGGCCCTGGAGTACTCGCACCGCAACGGCATCGTGCACCGCGACATCAAGCCGGCGAACGTCATGCTGACGCGCAACGGCCAGGTCAAGGTCATGGACTTCGGCATCGCCCGCGCGATGGGCGAGTCCGGCATGACGATGACGCAGACCGCAGCGGTCATCGGCACGGCGCAGTACCTCTCGCCGGAGCAGGCCAAGGGCGAGCAGGTCGACGCCCGCTCCGACCTCTACTCCACCGGCTGTCTCCTCTACGAACTGCTCACCGTCCGGCCGCCCTTCGTGGGCGACTCCCCGGTCGCCGTGGCCTACCAGCACGTACGTGAGGAGCCGCAGGCCCCGAGCGTCTTCGACGGCGAGATCACGCCGGAGATGGACGCCATCGTCCTGAAGGCCCTCACCAAGGACCCGGACTACCGCTACCAGTCGGCCGACGAGATGCGCGCCGACATCGAGGCCTGCCTCGACGGCCAGCCCGTCGCCGCCACCGCAGCCATGGGCGCGGTGGGCTACGGCGGCAATCCGGACGACCAGCAGACCGCCATGCTCCGCCCGCAGAACGGCGGGGGCCAGACCTCCATGCTCCCGCCGGTCAACCCGGACGACGGGGGCTACGGCTACGACGAGGGCCGCGGCCGCCGTCAGAAGAAGAGCAACATCTCGACGTGGCTGCTCGTCCTCGCCGGCATCCTCGTCCTGGTGGGCGCGATCCTCATCGGGAAGTCCGTCTTCGGCGGGGACGGCGGGGGTGACGGGACGATCAAGGCCCCGAAGCTCGTCGGCGAGTCCGAGGCCGAGGCCAAGAGGTCCGCCACGAACGTCGGCCTGAAGTTTGAGGTCGGCGAGCGCAAGCGGTGCGCCAAGTTCCCGAAGGGCGAGGTCTGCGACCAGGACCCCGGAGTGAACGCCGACGTCAAGAAGGGCGACACCATCACGGTGACCGTCTCGACGGGCTCGCCGAAGATCACCGTCCCGGACGTGCAGGGCCTCAGCTACGAAGTCGCCGAGAAGCAGCTCCAGGACAAGGGCTTCACCAACATCGAGAAGGCGACCGAGGAGTCCGACCGGACCCCCAACAAGGTCATCCGGCAGAACCCCGAGGGCGACACCAAGGCGGAGAAGAGCGAGAAGATCACGCTCACCGTCGCCAAGGAGAAGAAGCAGGAGACCGTCCCGGACGTCGCAGGACTCGACTACGACGCGGCCGCGAAGCAGATCACGGACAGCGGCTTCACTCCGGCCCGCCAGGACGTCGCCAGCGAGGACGTCGATGAGGGCAAGGTCATCAAGACCACGCCCGGGGCAGGTACGCCCGCCGACCCCGGCTCCACGGTCAACGTCCAGGTCGCCAAGGCGGCCGAAGAGGCCACGGTGCCGCCTCTCACCGGCCAGAAGCTGAAGGACGCGCGCAAGGCCATCGAGGACGCGGGGCTGAGCGTCGGCACCATCCAGGGCCCGCAGGACGACGACGCCCTCGTGGTCCTGTCCACGCCCAACGCCGGTGAGAAGGCGGAGCCCGGCACGGCGGTCAACCTGACCACCGCGGGCGGCGGCGGAGACAACGGCATCGGCGGCGGGGACGGTGGAGGCGGCATCGTCGGCGGCCTGACCAACGGCAACAACGGCCACCGCGACGACCACTGGTGGGACTGA
- a CDS encoding peptidoglycan D,D-transpeptidase FtsI family protein — MNKPLRRIAIFCGLLVLALLARDNWLQYVQADSLAKHEKNRRVTIERYAQPRGDIIVDGKPITGSKSTPGSDLKYKRTWKDGPMWAPVTGYSSQRIGATQLESIDDGILTGNDDRLFFRRTLDMLTGEKKEGGNVVTTLNGAAQKAAYDGLKGRGKGAVAAIDPSTGAILALASTPSYDPGDFAGNTNDEAQKFLDLDKSKDKPLVNRALRETYPPGSTFKVVTAAAALEHGLYDGIDEKTDSPLPWTMPNTTQPLKNEGDLPCKNASMREALRVSCNTVFGKIGSDLGKDKMLETAKKFGFNEQQFVPVRSNASNFPEEMDRPQTALSSIGQFETAATPLQMAMVASAIANDGTLMEPYMVSELQARNLDVVEKHSPKEMSEPLSKENAQKLQEMMETVVKSGTGTMAQIPGVTVGGKTGTAQHGVANSKNPYAWFISYAKTDSGSPVAVAVVVEDSDASRQDISGGGLAAPIAKNVMKAVIDSKK; from the coding sequence GTGAACAAGCCCCTGCGCCGGATCGCGATCTTCTGCGGGCTGCTCGTCCTCGCCCTGCTCGCCCGGGACAACTGGCTCCAGTACGTGCAGGCCGACTCCCTGGCCAAGCACGAGAAGAACCGCCGCGTCACCATCGAGCGCTACGCCCAGCCGCGCGGCGACATCATCGTCGACGGCAAGCCCATCACCGGCTCCAAGTCCACCCCGGGCAGCGACCTCAAGTACAAGCGCACTTGGAAGGACGGGCCCATGTGGGCCCCCGTCACCGGGTACTCGTCGCAGCGCATCGGTGCCACCCAGCTGGAGAGCATCGACGACGGCATTCTCACCGGCAACGACGACCGGCTCTTCTTCCGCCGCACGCTCGACATGCTGACCGGGGAGAAGAAGGAGGGCGGCAATGTCGTCACGACCCTCAACGGCGCCGCCCAGAAGGCCGCGTACGACGGCCTGAAGGGCCGCGGCAAGGGCGCGGTCGCCGCGATCGACCCGTCCACGGGCGCGATCCTGGCGCTGGCGTCCACTCCCTCGTACGACCCGGGAGACTTCGCCGGCAACACCAACGACGAGGCCCAGAAGTTCCTCGACCTCGACAAGAGCAAGGACAAACCGCTGGTCAACCGCGCACTGCGCGAGACCTACCCGCCCGGCTCCACCTTCAAGGTGGTCACGGCGGCGGCCGCCCTGGAGCACGGCCTGTACGACGGCATCGACGAGAAGACGGACTCCCCGCTGCCGTGGACGATGCCGAACACCACGCAGCCGCTGAAGAACGAGGGCGACCTGCCCTGCAAGAACGCCTCGATGCGTGAGGCGCTGCGGGTCTCCTGCAACACCGTCTTCGGCAAGATCGGCTCCGATCTCGGCAAGGACAAGATGCTGGAGACGGCGAAGAAGTTCGGCTTCAACGAGCAGCAGTTCGTCCCGGTCCGCTCCAACGCCTCCAACTTCCCCGAGGAGATGGACCGACCGCAGACCGCGCTGTCCTCCATCGGCCAGTTCGAGACCGCCGCGACCCCGCTGCAGATGGCCATGGTCGCTTCCGCGATCGCCAACGACGGCACGCTCATGGAGCCGTACATGGTCAGCGAGCTGCAGGCGCGCAACCTCGACGTGGTCGAGAAGCACTCGCCGAAGGAGATGAGCGAGCCGCTCTCGAAGGAGAACGCGCAGAAACTCCAGGAAATGATGGAGACGGTCGTCAAGTCCGGCACCGGAACCATGGCGCAGATCCCCGGCGTCACCGTCGGCGGCAAGACGGGTACGGCACAGCACGGCGTCGCGAACAGCAAGAACCCGTACGCCTGGTTCATCTCGTACGCGAAGACGGACTCCGGGTCGCCGGTCGCCGTCGCCGTGGTGGTCGAGGACAGCGACGCCAGCCGCCAGGACATCTCCGGCGGCGGCCTCGCCGCACCGATCGCCAAGAACGTGATGAAGGCAGTCATCGACAGCAAGAAGTGA
- a CDS encoding FtsW/RodA/SpoVE family cell cycle protein — MSSSTTHTSTIGAIGAPSRRNTELALLAFAVVIPLFAYMNVGLALDGKVPTGMLGYGLGLGLLAGVGHIVVRKFAAYADPLLLPLATLLNGLGLVIIWRLDQSEKLQQRDNFIQAAPNQLKYSAIGVALFVGVLLLLKDHRVLQRYTYISMVGALVLLLLPLVPGLGMNVFGAKIWIRIGSFSIQPGEFAKIVIAIFFAGYLMVKRDALALASRRFMGLYLPRGRDLGPIVMVWAMSILILVFETDLGTSLLFFGMFVVMLYVATERTSWIVFGLLMSAVGAVGVASFEPHVQQRVDAWLNPFSDSTLAQTDQIAQSLMAFGSGGVLGTGLGQGNSDLIGFAANSDFILATFGEEMGLAGVMAILLIYGLIVERGVRTALAARDPFGKLLAIGLSGAFAIQVFVVSGGVMGLIPLTGMTMPFLAYGGSSVIANWALVGILIRISDTARRPAPSPAPNPDAEMTQVVRP; from the coding sequence ATGAGCAGTAGTACTACACACACGTCGACGATCGGCGCGATCGGAGCGCCGAGCAGGCGCAACACCGAGCTCGCGCTGCTCGCGTTCGCCGTCGTCATCCCGCTGTTCGCCTACATGAACGTGGGCCTCGCGCTCGACGGCAAGGTGCCCACGGGCATGCTCGGCTACGGCCTGGGCCTCGGCCTACTGGCCGGCGTCGGGCACATCGTGGTGCGCAAGTTCGCCGCGTACGCCGACCCGCTGCTCCTTCCGCTGGCGACGCTGCTCAACGGCCTCGGCCTGGTGATCATCTGGCGGCTCGACCAGTCGGAGAAGCTCCAGCAGCGGGACAACTTCATCCAGGCCGCGCCGAACCAGCTGAAGTACTCGGCGATCGGCGTCGCGCTCTTCGTGGGCGTGCTGCTGCTGCTCAAGGACCACCGCGTCCTGCAGCGCTACACGTACATCTCCATGGTCGGCGCCCTGGTCCTGCTGCTCCTGCCGCTCGTGCCGGGCCTCGGCATGAACGTGTTCGGCGCCAAGATCTGGATCCGCATCGGCTCGTTCTCCATCCAGCCGGGCGAGTTCGCGAAGATCGTCATCGCGATCTTCTTCGCCGGGTACCTGATGGTGAAGCGCGACGCGCTCGCCCTGGCCAGCCGCCGCTTCATGGGTCTCTACCTCCCGCGCGGACGCGACCTCGGCCCGATCGTGATGGTCTGGGCGATGTCCATCCTCATCCTGGTCTTCGAGACCGACCTCGGTACGTCGCTGCTGTTCTTCGGCATGTTCGTCGTGATGCTCTACGTGGCCACGGAGCGCACCAGCTGGATCGTGTTCGGTCTGCTGATGTCCGCCGTCGGCGCCGTCGGTGTGGCCTCGTTCGAGCCCCACGTGCAGCAGCGTGTGGACGCCTGGCTCAACCCGTTCTCCGACTCGACGCTCGCCCAGACCGACCAGATCGCCCAGTCGCTGATGGCCTTCGGCTCCGGCGGCGTCCTCGGCACCGGCCTCGGCCAGGGCAACTCCGACCTCATCGGCTTCGCCGCCAACTCCGACTTCATCCTCGCCACCTTCGGTGAGGAAATGGGTCTCGCCGGTGTGATGGCGATCCTGCTCATCTACGGCCTGATCGTCGAGCGCGGCGTCCGCACGGCGCTCGCCGCCCGCGACCCGTTCGGCAAGCTCCTCGCGATCGGTCTCTCCGGAGCCTTCGCCATCCAGGTCTTCGTCGTCTCCGGCGGCGTCATGGGCCTGATCCCGCTGACGGGTATGACCATGCCCTTCCTGGCATACGGCGGTTCCTCCGTCATCGCCAACTGGGCCCTGGTCGGCATCCTGATCCGGATCAGCGACACCGCGCGCCGTCCCGCCCCGTCCCCCGCCCCGAACCCCGACGCCGAAATGACCCAGGTGGTCCGACCGTGA
- a CDS encoding Stp1/IreP family PP2C-type Ser/Thr phosphatase, giving the protein MSLSLRFAAGSHKGMIREGNEDSGYAGPRLLAIADGMGGQAAGEVASSEVISTLVTLDDDVPGSDILTSLGTAVQRANDQLRMMVEEDPQLEGMGTTLTALLWTGQRLGLVHVGDSRAYLLRDGVLTQITQDHTWVQRLVDEGRITEEEATTHPQRSLLMRALGSGDHVEPDLSIREVRAGDRYLICSDGLSGVVSHQTMEDALASYQGPQETVQELIQLALRGGGPDNITVIVADVLDIDSGDTLAGQLSDTPVVVGAVAENQLQSQDDGAMQTPAGRASGLGRPVPPQAPQGGGGFGPPGSGDTTGYAPEGSFGAYDDEDFEKPGNGRKWLKRSLYGVLALAVIGGGLYGGYRWTQTQYYVGTKDKHVALYRGIDQDLAWVSLSKVEKDHPEVELKYLPPYQRKQVEANIAEDSLDEAKSKIDELSLQATACKKDAERREVERENNAKTGEGEAGGTTGLRTAPSPDPTSPGGDARTDENDKNNSTDKNKSKTAPTPTPGPSLSEDEQKLVPLCGKQ; this is encoded by the coding sequence ATGAGTCTGTCTTTGCGCTTCGCCGCCGGATCGCACAAAGGCATGATCCGGGAGGGGAACGAGGACTCCGGTTACGCCGGGCCGCGTCTCCTCGCGATCGCCGACGGCATGGGGGGCCAAGCCGCGGGTGAGGTGGCCAGCTCCGAGGTCATCTCGACGCTCGTCACGCTCGACGACGACGTCCCGGGCTCGGACATCCTCACGTCGCTGGGCACCGCCGTGCAGCGGGCCAACGACCAGCTGCGCATGATGGTCGAGGAGGACCCCCAGCTCGAGGGCATGGGGACCACCCTGACCGCCCTCCTGTGGACGGGCCAGCGCCTCGGCCTCGTGCACGTCGGCGACTCGCGCGCGTACCTCCTCCGGGACGGCGTCCTGACGCAGATCACGCAGGACCACACCTGGGTGCAGCGCCTCGTCGACGAGGGCCGCATCACCGAGGAGGAGGCCACCACCCACCCGCAGAGGTCGCTCCTCATGCGCGCGCTGGGCAGCGGCGACCACGTGGAGCCCGATCTGTCGATCCGCGAAGTGCGCGCCGGCGACCGGTACTTGATCTGCTCGGACGGCCTCTCCGGAGTCGTCTCGCACCAGACCATGGAGGACGCCCTCGCGTCCTACCAGGGCCCCCAGGAGACCGTGCAGGAGCTCATCCAGCTCGCGCTGCGCGGCGGCGGCCCCGACAACATCACCGTGATCGTCGCCGACGTCCTGGACATCGACAGCGGCGACACCCTGGCGGGCCAGCTGTCCGACACCCCCGTGGTGGTCGGCGCGGTCGCCGAGAACCAGCTCCAGTCGCAGGACGACGGCGCGATGCAGACCCCCGCGGGCCGTGCGTCGGGCCTCGGTCGTCCGGTGCCGCCGCAGGCTCCCCAGGGAGGGGGCGGCTTCGGCCCGCCCGGCAGCGGCGACACCACGGGGTACGCCCCCGAGGGCAGCTTCGGGGCGTACGACGACGAGGACTTCGAGAAGCCCGGTAACGGCCGCAAGTGGCTCAAGAGATCCCTCTACGGAGTGCTTGCTCTCGCCGTCATCGGCGGCGGTCTCTACGGCGGCTACCGATGGACCCAGACTCAGTACTACGTGGGCACGAAGGACAAGCACGTAGCCCTGTACCGCGGTATCGACCAGGACCTCGCGTGGGTCAGCCTGTCGAAGGTCGAGAAGGATCACCCCGAGGTCGAACTCAAGTACCTGCCGCCGTACCAGCGCAAGCAGGTCGAGGCCAACATCGCCGAGGACAGTCTCGACGAGGCCAAGAGCAAGATCGACGAGCTGAGCCTCCAGGCCACCGCGTGCAAGAAGGACGCCGAGCGTCGCGAGGTCGAGCGCGAGAACAACGCCAAGACCGGCGAGGGCGAAGCGGGCGGCACCACCGGACTGCGCACCGCGCCGTCCCCCGACCCGACCTCGCCCGGCGGAGACGCCAGGACCGACGAGAACGACAAGAACAACTCGACCGACAAGAACAAGTCCAAGACCGCACCGACTCCCACACCCGGCCCCAGCCTCTCCGAGGATGAGCAGAAGCTGGTCCCGCTGTGCGGTAAGCAGTAA
- a CDS encoding FHA domain-containing protein, translating into MSELTLTVMRLGFLAVLWLFVIVAVQVIRSDLFGTRVTQRGSRRERPQQAARQQQAAPPQQRQQQGGGGRSRRGAPSKLVVSEGILAGTTVALQGQTITLGRAHDSTIVLDDDYASSRHARIYPDRDGQWIVEDLGSTNGTYLDRTRLTSPTPIPLGTAIRIGKTVIELRK; encoded by the coding sequence ATGTCAGAGCTGACCCTGACGGTCATGCGGCTAGGTTTCCTGGCCGTTCTGTGGCTGTTCGTGATCGTGGCCGTCCAGGTCATCCGCAGCGACCTGTTCGGAACGCGCGTCACACAGCGCGGTTCCCGGCGTGAACGGCCGCAGCAGGCCGCACGCCAACAGCAGGCCGCACCCCCACAGCAGCGCCAGCAGCAGGGCGGTGGCGGCCGCTCGCGGCGCGGCGCCCCCAGCAAGCTGGTCGTCTCCGAGGGCATCCTCGCCGGGACGACGGTCGCGCTGCAGGGGCAGACCATCACGCTGGGACGTGCGCACGACTCCACGATCGTGCTGGACGACGACTATGCCTCCAGCAGGCATGCCAGGATCTACCCGGACCGTGACGGCCAGTGGATCGTCGAGGATCTCGGGTCCACCAACGGCACGTATCTCGACCGGACCCGACTCACCAGCCCGACGCCCATTCCGCTGGGCACGGCGATCCGCATCGGCAAGACCGTCATCGAGCTGCGGAAGTAG
- a CDS encoding FhaA domain-containing protein: protein MGVLKKFEQRLEGLVNGTFAKVFKSEVQPVEIAGALQRECDNNATIWNRERTVVPNDFIVELSAPDFERLSPYSGQLGDELSGMVRDYAKQQRYSFMGPIKVHLEKAEDLDTGLYRVRSRTLASSTSQAPERAPAGPGGPAAPGRGAGGGGGAAGGFPQPPSGAPGGGSPGGPPPMPAAPPPGAGRPGGQSPAPNRPAGPGAGPLPGAQVRRWIEINGNRHQISRPTLVLGRSTDADVRIDDPGVSRRHCEIRTGTPSTIQDLGSTNGIVVDGQHTTRATLRDGSRIVVGQTTIVYRQAEG, encoded by the coding sequence ATGGGAGTCCTGAAGAAGTTCGAGCAGCGACTCGAAGGTCTGGTCAACGGCACCTTCGCCAAGGTGTTCAAGTCCGAGGTCCAGCCCGTCGAGATCGCCGGCGCGCTCCAGCGGGAGTGCGACAACAACGCGACGATCTGGAACCGCGAGCGGACCGTCGTCCCGAACGACTTCATCGTCGAGCTGAGCGCCCCCGACTTCGAAAGACTGAGTCCGTACTCGGGCCAGCTCGGCGACGAGCTCTCCGGCATGGTGCGTGACTACGCGAAGCAGCAGCGGTACAGCTTCATGGGCCCCATCAAGGTCCACCTGGAGAAGGCCGAGGATCTCGACACCGGCCTGTACCGCGTGCGCAGCCGCACCCTCGCCTCCAGCACCTCCCAGGCGCCCGAGCGCGCCCCCGCGGGCCCCGGCGGCCCGGCGGCCCCCGGCCGCGGCGCGGGTGGCGGCGGAGGGGCCGCGGGAGGCTTTCCGCAGCCGCCGTCCGGGGCTCCCGGGGGCGGATCTCCCGGAGGCCCACCTCCCATGCCCGCCGCGCCGCCACCCGGCGCGGGTCGCCCCGGCGGGCAGTCCCCGGCTCCGAACAGGCCCGCGGGCCCCGGTGCCGGACCACTTCCGGGCGCCCAGGTGCGGCGCTGGATCGAGATCAACGGCAATCGCCATCAGATCTCCCGCCCGACGCTGGTGCTGGGTCGCAGCACCGACGCCGATGTGCGGATCGACGACCCCGGCGTATCCCGTCGGCACTGTGAGATCCGGACCGGAACGCCCTCGACGATCCAGGATCTCGGGTCTACCAACGGCATCGTGGTAGACGGGCAGCACACCACCCGCGCTACGCTCCGCGACGGCTCGCGGATCGTCGTGGGCCAAACCACCATCGTTTACCGGCAAGCCGAAGGGTGA